A single region of the Gasterosteus aculeatus chromosome 1, fGasAcu3.hap1.1, whole genome shotgun sequence genome encodes:
- the slitrk3a gene encoding SLIT and NTRK-like protein 3 has protein sequence MLWVTLLSTIALGWTTPIPLLEDSEEIDEPCFEPCYCEVKEGIFHVHCDSKGFTNVSQISQIWSRPFKLNLQRNTMRKLYFNSFLHLNNAISINLGNNALQDIHAGAFNGLGILKRLFLHENKLEVFRNDTFLGLESLEYLQADYNVIKRIESGAFRHLHKLRVLILNDNLIPMLPNYLFRSVSLTHLDLRGNRLKTLPYKGTLEYVGRNLMEIQLEENPWNCVCEIVQLKTWLERIPYTALVGEITCEYPFHLHGKDLREIKRSELCPLLSDAEIEAKLAIPRIPFSNENTWPTKPSSMLSSFHNTASSVEYKERVVKPTKRPRPTKNPPTPRSNYPGINQPPVAGYQTRPPIPIICPSGCTCNLHINDLGLTVNCKEKGFHNISKLLPRPLNAKKLYLSGNLIQTIYRSDFWNFSSLDLLHLGNNRISYVQEGAFINLPSLKSLYLNGNDIERLTPGMFRGLQMLRFLYFEYNVIREIQPNSFSLMPNLELVFLNDNLLRSLPNGAFAGTNLARLNLRNNYFISMPVHGVLEHLTSIVKIDLYQNPWDCSCEITPLKQWLEKLSSVIVVGDVICKTPEFAFGKDLRSLEVEVICPELKYSSSPSPPLPGRDDFTTRSSELGEAGGRGAVPLSVLILSLLILFISAVFVAAGLFAFVLRRRKNLPFRKRSEVDLTGIQMQCRIFEDPPRQSSAGNTGTPEKTTPSRHTHTHTGHTHAHGHVYDYIPHPVTQMCNNPIYKPREGEIAEEDRAQFSEKKDSGDSSNSNYRTLLEKEREWTLAVSNSQLNTIVTVNHSTADMAGFHENGGLCHTVIDSQRPTPTVGFVDCLYGTVPKLKDMHVAHAHPPGMQYPDLQQDARLKETLLFTAGKGCYPDQSQSDYLELRAKLQTKPDYLEVLEKSYRF, from the coding sequence ATGCTGTGGGTTACCTTGCTGAGCACCATAGCCTTAGGATGGACCACCCCGATCCCACTACTAGAGGACTCCGAGGAGATCGACGAGCCGTGCTTTGAGCCCTGCTACTGCGAGGTCAAGGAGGGCATCTTCCATGTCCACTGTGACAGCAAAGGATTTACAAATGTCAGCCAGATCTCCCAGATATGGAGCAGGCCGTTCAAACTCAACCTGCAGAGAAACACCATGAGGAAGCTGTACTTTAACAGCTTCCTCCATCTCAACAATGCCATATCCATTAACCTGGGTAATAACGCCTTGCAAGATATCCATGCGGGAGCGTTTAATGGCTTAGGAATACTCAAACGGCTGTTCCtacatgaaaacaaactagAGGTTTTCCGGAATGACACTTTTCTCGGGTTGGAGAGTTTAGAGTATCTCCAGGCGGACTACAACGTCATCAAACGGATTGAAAGTGGTGCATTCCGGCATCTTCACAAATTGAGAGTCCTCATACTAAATGACAATCTGATTCCCATGCTCCCAAATTATCTTTTCCGATCCGTATCACTAACACATCTGGACCTGAGAGGAAACAGACTAAAAACATTGCCGTATAAGGGCACGCTTGAGTACGTTGGAAGGAACCTAATGGAAAtccagctggaggagaacccctggaactgtgtgtgtgagattgtccAGTTAAAAACTTGGCTGGAGCGAATTCCTTACACAGCTTTGGTCGGTGAGATCACATGCGAGTACCCATTCCACTTACATGGGAAGGACTTACGGGAAATCAAGCGCAGTGAGCTCTGTCCGCTGCTCTCCGATGCAGAGATTGAGGCCAAGCTGGCAATTCCCCGGATCCCATTCAGCAATGAGAACACATGGCCTACTAAACCTTCCTCCATGCTCTCGTCTTTTCACAACACAGCCTCTTCTGTGGAATACAAGGAAAGAGTTGTCAAGCCCACCAAACGACCTCGGCCCACAAAGAACCCTCCAACCCCTCGTAGCAACTATCCAGGCATCAACCAGCCCCCTGTAGCGGGCTACCAAACAAGGCCTCCCATCCCAATAATTTGTCCATCCGGATGTACTTGCAACCTTCACATCAATGACTTGGGGCTAACAGTGAACTGTAAAGAGAAAGGCTTTCACAACATCTCCAAGCTCCTTCCACGGCCCCTCAATGCCAAGAAATTGTATCTTAGTGGGAACTTAATACAGACAATATACCGATCTGACTTCTGGAACTTCTCAAGTTTGGATTTACTGCATTTAGGGAATAATCGGATATCCTATGTCCAAGAAGGCGCCTTTATCAACCTGCCTAGTTTGAAAAGTCTATATCTGAATGGAAACGACATTGAGCGACTCACCCCTGGGATGTTTCGGGGGCTTCAGATGTTGAGGTTTCTTTACTTTGAGTACAATGTGATACGGGAGATACAACCCAACTCCTTCTCCCTAATGCCAAACCTCGAGCTGGTTTTCCTTAATGACAACCTGTTACGCTCCCTTCCCAATGGCGCATTTGCTGGCACCAATCTTGCACGCCTCAACCTCCGAAACAACTACTTTATTTCCATGCCTGTGCACGGTGTTCTGGAGCATCTGACCTCCATTGTCAAGATCGATCTTTATCAGAACCCCTGGGACTGCTCGTGTGAAATCACCCCCCTCAAGCAGTGGCTGGAAAAGCTGTCTTCTGTAATTGTGGTTGGAGACGTCATCTGCAAGACACCAGAATTCGCGTTTGGGAAGGACCTGCGTTCGCTTGAGGTTGAGGTCATCTGTCCTGAGCTCAAGTATTCTTcaagcccctcccctcccctgcctGGTAGGGACGACTTCACCACAAGGAGCTCTGAGTTGGGCGAAGCCGGTGGGAGAGGCGCTGTCCCACTGTCCGTCCTCATTCTCAGCCTActcatcctcttcatctctgCCGTGTTTGTTGCTGCCGGGCTGTTCGCATTTGTTCTTCGTCGCAGGAAGAACCTTCCTTTCCGGAAACGTTCCGAGGTAGATCTGACGGGGATCCAAATGCAATGCAGGATTTTTGAGGACCCACCAAGGCAGAGCAGCGCCGGTAACACTGGCACACCTGAAAAAACGACCCCTagtaggcacacacacactcacactggtcacacacatGCCCATGGTCACGTTTATGATTACATTCCCCACCCGGTGACGCAGATGTGCAACAACCCCATCTATAAGCCTAGAGAGGGGGAGATAGCAGAGGAAGACAGGGCGCAGTTCTCAGAGAAGAAAGATAGTGGCGACAGCAGCAATAGTAACTACAGGACATTattagagaaggagagagagtggACCCTGGCCGTCTCCAACTCTCAACTCAACACCATTGTCACAGTCAACCACTCCACGGCTGACATGGCAGGATTTCATGAGAATGGAGGGCTCTGCCACACAGTAATTGACAGTCAGAGGCCCACACCAACAGTGGGCTTTGTAGACTGTTTGTATGGGACGGTACCCAAACTAAAGGACATGCATGTGGCGCATGCGCACCCACCAGGCATGCAGTACCCGGATTTGCAGCAGGACGCACGGCTGAAGGAGACGTTGCTTTTCACAGCGGGGAAGGGCTGCTACCCCGACCAGTCCCAAAGCGATTACCTCGAGTTAAGGGCCAAACTTCAAACCAAGCCTGATTACCTCGAAGTTTTGGAAAAATCTTACCGGTTTTAA